The following coding sequences are from one Paenibacillus sp. JDR-2 window:
- a CDS encoding type II secretion system F family protein — MPQFAYHVKTTGGKQLQGRLNSMDKSSAVEELRKRGLTVLSVEEIRKSVLSTEIYIGNPVKSIHFIIFCRQFSTLIRAGVTIVEATNILAAQTESKPLKKALVDVSSALLRGIPFSQAVQEHKRIFPPLFVSMIRAGEETGDLEGTLDRLALFFEKAHTTKEKIKSAMTYPAVVGLMSIASVIYLLQGVVPQFVTMFESFDTELPAITKIVLALSKSMSHQWYYWVISLVVLIVAYQIYKRTERGRYVLDYAKLRVPIFGKLAQKGAIAQMSRTLSSLYASSVPVLQSLTIVEEVVGNKVIGGYIRKSGESLRQGNSLSEPFKKAWVFPPLVTQMIAVGEETGSLDQMLAKIADFYEMDVDNTVDRLKSLIEPLLIVFLAGVVGLIVMAIILPMFTLYSSVQ, encoded by the coding sequence ATGCCGCAATTTGCCTATCATGTGAAGACAACCGGAGGCAAGCAGCTGCAAGGCAGGCTGAACTCCATGGACAAGTCGTCGGCGGTAGAGGAGCTGCGCAAGCGCGGGTTGACGGTACTGTCCGTAGAAGAGATACGCAAGAGTGTACTATCTACCGAGATTTACATTGGCAATCCGGTAAAAAGCATTCATTTTATCATTTTTTGCCGTCAATTCTCAACGCTAATCCGGGCAGGGGTAACGATTGTAGAAGCGACAAACATCCTTGCCGCGCAGACCGAAAGCAAACCGCTTAAGAAAGCGTTGGTCGATGTAAGCTCGGCTCTTCTAAGAGGTATTCCGTTCTCGCAGGCGGTTCAAGAGCACAAGCGGATTTTCCCGCCGTTATTTGTCAGCATGATCCGTGCCGGTGAAGAGACGGGGGATTTGGAAGGCACGCTTGACCGGTTAGCACTATTCTTCGAAAAAGCCCATACGACCAAAGAGAAAATCAAATCAGCAATGACCTATCCGGCGGTTGTAGGACTGATGTCCATAGCTTCCGTTATTTATTTGCTGCAAGGCGTTGTGCCGCAGTTCGTCACGATGTTTGAATCGTTTGATACCGAGCTTCCAGCTATAACGAAGATTGTATTGGCTTTGAGCAAAAGCATGTCCCATCAATGGTATTACTGGGTCATATCGCTAGTTGTCCTTATTGTGGCCTATCAGATATACAAACGTACGGAGCGGGGCCGATATGTGCTGGATTATGCCAAGCTGAGGGTGCCGATCTTCGGCAAGCTGGCCCAAAAAGGCGCAATTGCTCAAATGTCGAGAACGCTCTCCTCGCTGTATGCAAGTTCCGTGCCGGTGCTTCAATCTCTGACTATTGTGGAGGAGGTGGTAGGCAATAAAGTGATCGGCGGATACATAAGGAAATCAGGAGAGTCGTTGCGTCAGGGGAATTCCTTGTCGGAGCCTTTTAAGAAGGCATGGGTATTCCCTCCGCTTGTGACGCAGATGATTGCGGTTGGGGAAGAGACCGGTTCGCTTGATCAGATGCTGGCCAAAATCGCGGACTTTTACGAGATGGATGTCGACAACACGGTCGACCGTCTGAAGTCCTTGATCGAACCGCTGCTTATCGTTTTCCTTGCAGGGGTAGTCGGGCTGATCGTTATGGCGATTATTTTACCGATGTTCACCTTGTATTCCAGTGTCCAGTAA
- a CDS encoding type II secretion system protein has product MLKKMMKRLKKEEKGFTLIELLAVIVILAVIAVIAVPLIGNIIGNTKTKSDLATARQIYDAARLWATDTNNGDLGTTDIKLSTLQTGGYLDAPLYLPSTKNALDPETTIIDVSNNASGTYITLSTGSGTTDDVPFTKAQILAQ; this is encoded by the coding sequence ATGTTGAAAAAAATGATGAAACGTCTGAAAAAAGAAGAAAAAGGCTTTACTCTGATCGAGCTCTTGGCTGTAATCGTTATTCTTGCTGTGATTGCTGTGATTGCGGTTCCTTTGATCGGTAACATTATTGGAAACACGAAGACTAAATCTGACTTGGCTACTGCCCGTCAAATCTATGATGCTGCACGTCTATGGGCTACAGATACAAATAATGGTGATTTGGGAACTACAGATATTAAACTCAGCACTTTACAAACTGGAGGATACTTAGATGCTCCACTTTATTTGCCAAGCACCAAGAACGCACTAGATCCAGAAACTACAATTATTGATGTAAGTAACAATGCTTCTGGAACTTATATTACACTATCTACTGGATCAGGTACTACGGATGACGTTCCATTTACTAAAGCTCAAATTTTAGCTCAATAG
- a CDS encoding prepilin peptidase, protein MTLFLVIYLFILGLIVGSFFNVVGLRIPLKLSVVSPPSQCPKCGMRLKPRDLMPVASYLLSRGRCRQCGKRISPVYPLGELATGFLFAWIYLTFGNSWNTVIGLLLVSMSVILTVSDLKYMLLPNRILLFFAPLFIALRCLFPVGSIWLHIGGALAGGGVLLAVVILTRGGMGLGDVKLLFLLGWILGLPNLIPAFILSCFFGSTVGGLLMLFKVVKRKQPIPFGPFLLLGALLSFAYGDAMIDLYRSILM, encoded by the coding sequence ATGACCCTATTTCTCGTCATCTACTTGTTCATTTTAGGCTTAATAGTAGGATCCTTTTTTAACGTTGTTGGGCTAAGGATTCCGCTCAAGCTTTCTGTTGTATCGCCGCCATCGCAATGTCCGAAATGCGGGATGCGCCTTAAGCCGCGTGATTTGATGCCCGTTGCGAGCTACCTCTTGTCCCGTGGACGCTGCCGCCAGTGCGGCAAACGGATTTCTCCTGTATACCCGCTAGGGGAATTGGCGACCGGCTTTTTGTTTGCATGGATATATCTTACCTTCGGAAACAGCTGGAATACGGTAATTGGACTGCTCCTTGTCAGCATGTCGGTGATCCTTACCGTCTCCGATTTGAAATATATGCTTTTGCCTAATCGTATTTTGCTTTTCTTTGCTCCTTTATTTATTGCGCTTAGATGTTTGTTCCCGGTAGGCTCCATCTGGCTTCATATTGGAGGAGCGCTTGCCGGCGGCGGGGTTCTGCTGGCTGTTGTTATTCTTACAAGAGGCGGCATGGGGCTTGGCGATGTCAAGCTGCTCTTCCTGCTAGGCTGGATACTTGGGCTGCCGAATTTGATTCCCGCATTTATACTGTCCTGCTTCTTCGGAAGTACGGTAGGCGGATTGTTGATGCTGTTTAAGGTTGTGAAGAGAAAGCAGCCTATTCCGTTTGGCCCGTTTTTACTGCTTGGCGCTTTACTGTCCTTTGCTTATGGCGATGCGATGATTGATTTGTACCGTTCAATTCTAATGTAG
- the pilM gene encoding pilus assembly protein PilM, giving the protein MLDSSKRVGLTLDHGGVRYARVRKRKKGWEIEKTGFLPFADGVILEDQFTNMEELRSSLKDWVKKERLNGTSITLSIPTSQIIIRKLQIGTVNTKELDQLINLEVETALHLPFEDPVYDYIAAGSEEQSTNVLVYASPQRWLKQCIELLESTGLKVKYAELASTAFARAIQARYIDSLDNTMLIHLDKANVEVYMFHEGHPVFMRVINEYDYSGSIDGTFTPELISSINAEISRLLSFYQYSIHEGKSRINQAIIAGELAGRTQLAAELQQAQPDMRVETVELESPLRKRVRRKLDEYMIPFGLAIREKTTPGINLMPEKARKTKPIPVKLLVAGILWLLCLGAILALNTNNKLQISDYEHTVQVIKDKTALLQQQLSTQNTEAQADADPQAVVKFINANRQDAVAVLDELTNHLPYGSRLATIEYNKPGTLSLTFKSNDLSALSMYLTNLRAMPFAQKVHLQSFADNNGLWVGSYEITWKTATTSDTKQASAGGTGNNG; this is encoded by the coding sequence ATGCTCGACAGCAGCAAGCGCGTTGGTCTAACGCTCGATCATGGCGGAGTACGCTACGCGAGAGTAAGGAAAAGGAAAAAGGGTTGGGAAATCGAGAAGACCGGCTTCCTGCCTTTTGCCGATGGAGTCATTCTTGAGGATCAATTCACGAACATGGAAGAGCTTCGCTCCAGTCTGAAGGATTGGGTGAAAAAAGAAAGGCTTAACGGCACTTCGATTACGTTGTCCATTCCGACATCGCAAATCATTATCCGGAAGCTTCAGATCGGGACCGTTAATACAAAAGAACTGGACCAGCTGATTAATCTCGAAGTCGAGACGGCGCTGCATCTTCCGTTTGAAGATCCGGTCTATGATTATATCGCTGCCGGCTCGGAGGAGCAGTCTACCAATGTACTCGTATATGCCTCGCCGCAAAGATGGCTAAAGCAATGCATCGAGCTGCTCGAGAGCACGGGGCTGAAGGTGAAATACGCCGAGCTGGCCTCGACGGCTTTTGCGAGGGCGATTCAAGCAAGGTACATAGACTCGCTTGACAATACGATGCTTATTCATCTGGATAAGGCGAATGTAGAAGTGTATATGTTCCACGAAGGTCATCCGGTCTTTATGCGGGTTATCAATGAATATGATTACAGCGGTTCCATAGACGGAACGTTCACTCCCGAACTGATTTCAAGCATTAATGCCGAGATTTCCAGGCTTCTCAGCTTCTATCAATATAGTATTCATGAAGGCAAGTCGCGAATAAATCAAGCTATTATTGCCGGTGAGCTGGCCGGGCGTACCCAGCTGGCAGCCGAACTGCAGCAGGCACAACCGGATATGAGAGTCGAGACCGTCGAGCTGGAATCGCCGCTTCGCAAGCGGGTTCGCAGGAAGCTTGATGAATATATGATTCCGTTTGGTCTTGCCATTCGCGAGAAAACGACTCCAGGCATTAATCTAATGCCGGAGAAGGCTAGAAAGACCAAGCCAATACCGGTCAAGCTGCTGGTTGCGGGCATTCTATGGCTGTTGTGCCTCGGAGCTATTCTTGCATTAAACACGAACAACAAGCTTCAAATCTCGGATTACGAGCATACCGTGCAAGTGATTAAAGATAAAACAGCTTTACTTCAGCAGCAATTGTCGACGCAAAATACGGAGGCGCAAGCGGATGCGGATCCGCAGGCTGTTGTGAAGTTTATTAATGCCAACAGGCAGGATGCCGTTGCCGTTCTGGATGAGTTAACGAATCATCTGCCCTACGGCTCCCGGCTTGCAACGATTGAATATAACAAGCCCGGAACGCTTTCCCTTACTTTCAAAAGCAATGATTTATCAGCGCTGTCTATGTACCTGACGAATCTTCGGGCAATGCCGTTTGCCCAGAAGGTTCATCTGCAGTCTTTTGCCGATAATAACGGGCTGTGGGTAGGAAGCTACGAGATTACCTGGAAAACAGCGACAACTTCAGATACTAAACAGGCCAGCGCGGGAGGGACGGGCAATAATGGATAA
- a CDS encoding GspMb/PilO family protein, whose amino-acid sequence MDNTKNRSLGLIVMMLLFLVLLLLYAVLLQPSSSKLSDRKKLAEQSELQYNALQASVNKQGEGSGLAEQDIQAALPLWDNSEQLVVTLKSLSLQTGAKINSATVDLPDENKLNALSGSADPLYPTVKEVNVHVSLLGTYAQVKSWMAQLQQQKRLIVINDFTLQQTDSGMNTTELSFTAYFDPSYKSLLKDPILPATAE is encoded by the coding sequence ATGGATAATACCAAAAACCGCTCGCTTGGCCTTATCGTCATGATGCTGCTCTTCCTTGTCCTGCTCCTCTTGTACGCCGTATTGCTTCAGCCTTCAAGCAGCAAGCTGTCGGACCGGAAGAAGCTCGCGGAACAATCCGAATTGCAATATAATGCCCTTCAGGCCAGCGTGAATAAACAAGGGGAGGGGAGCGGCCTGGCGGAGCAGGATATTCAAGCCGCGCTTCCTCTTTGGGATAACTCGGAGCAGCTTGTTGTTACGCTCAAAAGCTTAAGTCTTCAGACCGGAGCAAAAATAAACAGCGCGACCGTTGATCTTCCCGACGAGAATAAGCTTAATGCTTTATCCGGCAGTGCCGATCCGTTATATCCAACCGTGAAGGAAGTTAATGTTCATGTCTCGCTGCTTGGTACATACGCACAGGTGAAAAGCTGGATGGCGCAGCTTCAGCAGCAAAAGCGTCTTATTGTCATTAACGACTTTACCCTGCAGCAAACCGACAGCGGAATGAATACGACGGAGCTGTCTTTTACCGCGTATTTTGACCCTTCCTACAAGTCATTGTTGAAGGACCCGATCTTGCCGGCGACAGCCGAATAA
- the hemE gene encoding uroporphyrinogen decarboxylase, whose translation MSYNDRFIRACRKELVDTVPVWYMRQAGRYDPEYRKIKEKYSLLEICKQPELAAEVTMMPVRKLGVDAAILYSDIMNPVASIGIDFDIVANIGPVIHNPIRTAADVERLTPIDVEGDLGHVLETIRILDKELEVPLITFAGAPFTIASYLIEGKPSKNYLRTKALMYGEPKVWFSLMDKLGDMVIAYLRAHMASGGKAFQLFDSWVGALTPADFSKFVLPTIERIFAELSDLPQPKIYFPGVSSGELLPELRNLKADVIGLDWRVSIPEGRRRLDGKYAVQGNLDPVILTAPMSVIESYAAEIIDQGIQQPGFVFNLGHGLFPEASLEKLTELTAFIHSYSEKAIAAREGKETSHV comes from the coding sequence ATGAGCTATAACGACCGTTTCATTCGGGCATGCCGGAAGGAACTTGTAGACACTGTACCGGTCTGGTACATGCGTCAGGCAGGACGATATGATCCTGAATATCGCAAGATTAAAGAGAAATATTCTCTACTTGAAATTTGCAAGCAGCCAGAGCTAGCGGCAGAAGTTACGATGATGCCGGTACGCAAGCTAGGCGTAGATGCGGCTATTTTATATTCTGATATTATGAACCCGGTCGCTTCGATCGGGATTGATTTCGACATCGTTGCCAACATAGGACCGGTTATTCACAATCCGATTCGCACGGCAGCAGATGTGGAACGGTTAACGCCTATTGACGTAGAAGGCGATCTGGGCCATGTGCTCGAGACGATCCGCATCCTGGACAAAGAGCTGGAAGTGCCGTTGATTACATTCGCTGGCGCTCCGTTTACAATCGCAAGCTATTTGATCGAGGGCAAACCTTCTAAAAACTATTTGCGGACCAAAGCGCTTATGTATGGCGAGCCGAAGGTCTGGTTCAGCCTCATGGACAAGCTGGGCGACATGGTTATCGCTTATCTTCGGGCCCATATGGCAAGCGGCGGCAAGGCATTCCAGTTGTTCGACAGCTGGGTAGGGGCGCTTACGCCTGCCGATTTCAGCAAGTTTGTTCTGCCGACGATTGAGCGGATTTTTGCCGAGCTCTCGGATCTTCCGCAGCCGAAAATCTACTTCCCGGGCGTCAGCTCAGGGGAGCTTTTGCCGGAGCTGCGCAACTTGAAGGCTGATGTTATCGGCCTTGATTGGCGCGTATCGATTCCGGAAGGCCGCCGTCGTCTGGACGGCAAATATGCGGTACAGGGCAATCTGGATCCGGTCATTCTGACTGCGCCGATGAGCGTTATCGAATCGTATGCGGCAGAGATCATTGACCAGGGAATTCAGCAGCCCGGCTTTGTATTTAACCTTGGCCACGGTCTGTTCCCTGAAGCATCGCTGGAGAAATTAACAGAGTTAACGGCATTCATTCACTCCTATTCGGAGAAAGCTATCGCAGCGCGAGAGGGGAAGGAAACGAGCCATGTCTGA
- the hemH gene encoding ferrochelatase produces the protein MNNKIGVLVMSYGTPQSLDDVEAYYTHIRRGHAPTPEQLKELTDRYEAIVGGVFPLRENTNGQVAGLQDKLEQLAPGRYVCYQGLKHAVPYIEDGVEQMARDGIKEAVGIVLAPHYSIMSVGSYNKRAQEKAAELGIKMSFVKEYHLHPKLLQALNERVTDGLQRLSESSGNAAPVKVLFSAHSLPEKIREMGDPYEHQLLATSDAVAKLANVDAQDWQFTWQSAGRTREPWLGPDILDTLKVLTDEGIKAVLVAPVGFVSDHLEVLYDLDLEAKQFAAELGITLERITMLNKDPLYMETLAESVMNAGSLE, from the coding sequence ATGAATAACAAGATTGGCGTCCTGGTGATGTCCTATGGCACACCGCAAAGCCTGGATGATGTTGAAGCTTATTACACCCATATCCGCCGGGGCCACGCGCCAACGCCGGAGCAGTTGAAAGAGCTAACCGACCGCTATGAGGCAATCGTTGGCGGCGTATTCCCGCTGCGCGAGAATACAAACGGACAAGTGGCAGGCTTGCAGGATAAGCTGGAGCAGCTCGCACCGGGCCGTTACGTTTGCTACCAGGGATTGAAGCATGCTGTTCCTTATATCGAAGACGGCGTGGAACAAATGGCACGCGACGGTATCAAAGAAGCAGTAGGGATTGTACTTGCGCCGCATTATTCGATCATGAGCGTAGGTTCTTATAACAAGCGCGCGCAAGAAAAAGCAGCCGAGCTAGGCATTAAGATGTCGTTCGTCAAAGAATACCATCTTCACCCGAAGCTGCTTCAAGCCTTGAACGAACGCGTAACGGACGGCTTGCAGCGTCTGTCGGAATCGTCCGGCAATGCAGCGCCGGTTAAAGTATTGTTCAGCGCGCATAGCCTCCCGGAAAAAATCCGCGAGATGGGCGATCCGTATGAGCATCAGCTGCTTGCTACCTCGGATGCGGTTGCGAAGCTGGCGAACGTGGATGCGCAGGATTGGCAGTTCACTTGGCAAAGCGCAGGCCGCACAAGAGAGCCTTGGCTTGGACCGGACATTTTGGATACGCTGAAGGTACTAACGGATGAAGGAATTAAAGCCGTCTTGGTTGCTCCGGTCGGATTTGTATCCGATCACCTGGAGGTCCTGTACGATCTGGATCTTGAGGCAAAGCAGTTTGCAGCCGAGCTGGGAATAACGCTTGAACGGATTACAATGTTGAATAAAGACCCTCTATATATGGAAACGTTAGCAGAATCGGTTATGAATGCCGGTTCTTTGGAATAG
- the hemG gene encoding protoporphyrinogen oxidase: MRRIGMVDRIVVIGGGISGLSSAFYLQREAERQGKQVKLTIVDGAPVLGGKINTLQRDGFVIEKGPDSFLSRKLPIIELAKELGIENELTAQNENGKTSYIMKGGKLHPMPKGMVLGIPTNLDTFMQTTLLSDEGKARSLLDLEMPRAAPEGDESLGDFLSRRIGAEIVKHISEPLLAGIYAGDLSKLSIQATFPQFAEAERQYGSLIRGTQMQQKNKAPHQAPDYLPEELKNSVFLSFKEGLSTMVHALDQALQSVERRLGDAVVAINPLNGEDAASNYEVVLESGEVVPADHVLVTVPAFHAADLLEPLVDVTELRAINYVSVANVVMAFEKSTFDRAFDGSGFLVPRSEGLRITACTWTSNKWLHTSPEDKVLLRCYVGRAGDEEVAMLPDDELKKAVLEDIQKVLGIDAVPVFTEITRLPRSMPQYPVGHLENTAALRDRLAEELPGVYVTGAAFGGVGLPDCIRSGKEAALEILSTL, translated from the coding sequence ATGCGGAGAATCGGAATGGTTGATCGAATTGTCGTAATCGGCGGGGGGATCAGCGGACTGAGCTCCGCTTTTTATTTGCAGCGGGAAGCGGAGCGGCAAGGTAAACAGGTGAAGCTGACTATTGTTGACGGCGCGCCTGTTCTTGGCGGAAAAATTAATACGCTGCAGCGTGACGGTTTCGTCATAGAGAAGGGGCCTGATTCTTTCCTGTCGCGGAAGCTGCCTATTATCGAACTAGCGAAAGAGCTCGGCATCGAGAATGAACTGACCGCTCAAAACGAAAACGGCAAAACCTCTTATATTATGAAGGGCGGCAAGCTTCATCCAATGCCGAAGGGCATGGTGCTTGGCATACCGACCAATCTGGATACGTTTATGCAGACGACTCTGTTATCGGATGAAGGCAAGGCTCGATCGCTTCTGGATTTGGAGATGCCAAGAGCGGCGCCGGAAGGCGACGAATCGCTTGGCGATTTTCTCTCCCGCAGAATTGGCGCCGAGATTGTGAAGCATATTTCGGAGCCGCTTCTGGCCGGTATCTACGCAGGGGATCTCAGCAAGCTGAGCATTCAGGCGACATTCCCGCAGTTTGCGGAGGCGGAACGCCAATATGGCAGCCTGATTCGCGGAACGCAGATGCAGCAAAAGAACAAAGCGCCGCATCAAGCGCCGGATTATTTGCCGGAAGAACTAAAAAACAGTGTGTTCTTGAGCTTTAAAGAAGGTTTGTCTACGATGGTGCATGCCCTTGATCAAGCTCTGCAAAGCGTAGAGCGGCGTTTGGGTGATGCCGTTGTGGCGATCAATCCTCTTAATGGCGAGGATGCGGCTTCTAATTACGAGGTTGTTTTAGAGTCGGGCGAGGTAGTGCCTGCCGATCATGTGCTCGTCACCGTGCCGGCTTTCCATGCGGCAGATCTGCTAGAGCCGCTAGTAGACGTAACCGAGCTGCGGGCAATCAACTATGTATCCGTCGCAAATGTGGTTATGGCGTTTGAGAAATCGACGTTTGACAGAGCCTTTGACGGGTCGGGCTTCCTTGTGCCGCGTTCGGAGGGACTTCGCATTACAGCTTGTACCTGGACGTCAAACAAATGGCTGCATACCAGTCCTGAAGATAAAGTGCTGCTCCGATGTTATGTCGGCCGGGCAGGCGATGAAGAGGTGGCTATGCTTCCGGATGACGAGTTGAAAAAAGCCGTGCTTGAAGATATTCAGAAAGTATTGGGTATTGATGCCGTGCCGGTTTTTACGGAAATAACACGTCTGCCGCGGTCGATGCCGCAATATCCTGTAGGGCATCTGGAGAATACGGCAGCGCTTCGCGATCGTCTGGCGGAAGAGCTTCCGGGCGTATATGTAACAGGCGCAGCCTTTGGCGGAGTAGGATTACCTGACTGCATCAGATCGGGGAAAGAAGCGGCTCTCGAAATTCTATCGACTCTATGA
- a CDS encoding CapA family protein encodes MYASRSEAHQHEKRRRKKRFRLLLTVNLMIIGLIVVLIAVWASAEDGGLFHKNNKPQTEESAAADHSPDPTHSSAAGNSTAEATPEASVAPVETSAANNGNASGADNGGTKEESSNGQSDPSTMPSGGSSSSGGASGDTVSLAFVGDILLAESVGDMMKQYGDDYPYKEALFHLSEPDLTAANLEYPVTNRGVPAEDKQFVFKGDAGALPALKDSGIDIVTLANNHTLDQGIEGLLDTMTHLNKAGINHVGAGKNDTEAFAPVIKEANGIKVAYIGVSRVVPTGDWKADKNRAGVAETYDTTRTKAAIKKAKEKADLVVVMVHWGIEKAETPEQYQRDFAREYIDSGADLVVGSHPHVLQGFEQYKGKWIAYSLGNFIFSAYPKGATADTGVLNAVCSKSGDCDLKFDPMNNNLAQPKPVDGDKAKTLLDHLTALSFGVKVRSDGTIAAK; translated from the coding sequence ATGTACGCATCCCGTTCTGAAGCACATCAGCATGAAAAACGAAGACGCAAAAAAAGATTTCGCCTTCTGTTAACCGTGAATTTGATGATTATTGGCCTAATTGTTGTTCTAATCGCGGTTTGGGCCTCTGCCGAGGACGGTGGCTTATTCCATAAGAATAACAAGCCGCAGACGGAAGAATCAGCAGCAGCTGACCATTCCCCAGACCCAACTCACTCATCCGCTGCCGGCAATTCTACTGCTGAAGCAACCCCTGAGGCAAGCGTTGCACCCGTAGAAACGTCCGCAGCTAACAACGGAAATGCTAGCGGAGCGGATAACGGCGGAACGAAAGAAGAGAGTTCAAACGGACAAAGTGACCCAAGCACAATGCCGTCAGGAGGCAGCTCCTCAAGCGGAGGTGCTTCTGGAGATACGGTTAGTCTGGCATTTGTAGGAGATATTTTACTTGCGGAAAGCGTCGGCGATATGATGAAGCAATACGGTGACGACTATCCGTACAAGGAAGCCTTATTTCATCTAAGCGAGCCGGATCTGACGGCTGCGAACCTCGAATATCCGGTTACAAACCGCGGAGTGCCTGCCGAAGACAAGCAATTTGTGTTTAAAGGCGATGCGGGCGCGCTGCCGGCACTGAAGGATTCGGGAATCGACATCGTGACGTTAGCCAACAACCATACGCTGGATCAAGGCATTGAGGGCTTGCTTGACACGATGACTCATTTGAACAAGGCCGGCATTAATCATGTGGGCGCCGGTAAGAACGACACGGAGGCTTTTGCCCCGGTCATAAAGGAAGCAAACGGCATTAAGGTTGCCTATATCGGCGTCAGCCGGGTTGTGCCGACAGGCGATTGGAAAGCAGACAAAAACCGCGCAGGCGTAGCCGAAACCTATGATACGACAAGAACCAAAGCTGCGATCAAGAAAGCGAAAGAAAAGGCTGATCTCGTCGTTGTCATGGTTCATTGGGGTATTGAAAAGGCGGAAACGCCGGAGCAATACCAGCGGGATTTCGCGAGGGAATATATTGATTCGGGCGCGGATCTTGTTGTTGGCAGCCATCCGCATGTGCTGCAAGGATTCGAGCAGTACAAAGGCAAGTGGATTGCCTACAGCTTGGGCAATTTTATTTTTAGCGCGTATCCAAAAGGGGCTACGGCAGATACAGGCGTACTGAACGCGGTTTGCTCCAAGTCGGGCGACTGCGATCTGAAGTTTGATCCGATGAACAACAATCTTGCCCAGCCGAAACCGGTTGACGGTGACAAAGCTAAGACGCTGCTGGATCATTTAACAGCGTTGTCGTTTGGCGTGAAGGTGCGCAGCGACGGCACGATTGCAGCGAAATAA
- a CDS encoding glycerophosphodiester phosphodiesterase, whose product MRNACVAHRGWSGRAPENTIAAIQLAIDEPDIEWIELDVQLSKDNVPVVIHDYKLKRTTNGRGEVKSLTAAELQALDAGSWFSPLYKGEGVPALSQVLDKARGRIRLNIELKTDGVRYPKLEDYVVQLIKDYGMEDEVVITSFHAGTLFNTHKLTGGSIRTGLILDGWRNSLPVELQQLGAQFLSIEHGRLNASRLELLKQAGIQVMAWTPNDERSIRKLIALDPELMICTNYPDRWQKALQQVGV is encoded by the coding sequence ATGAGAAATGCATGCGTTGCGCATCGGGGCTGGTCCGGACGCGCTCCGGAGAATACGATTGCAGCTATTCAATTAGCCATTGATGAGCCGGATATTGAGTGGATCGAGCTTGATGTACAGCTGTCGAAGGACAATGTACCCGTAGTGATCCATGATTACAAGCTGAAGCGGACAACAAACGGACGAGGCGAAGTGAAAAGTCTGACGGCTGCGGAGCTGCAGGCTTTGGATGCCGGAAGCTGGTTTTCGCCGCTGTACAAGGGAGAGGGCGTTCCCGCGCTAAGTCAGGTGCTCGATAAGGCCCGCGGACGTATCCGTCTGAATATCGAGCTCAAGACGGACGGGGTCCGTTATCCGAAGCTTGAAGATTATGTGGTTCAGCTTATCAAGGATTACGGGATGGAAGACGAGGTTGTTATCACGTCGTTCCATGCCGGGACCCTGTTTAACACTCATAAGCTGACTGGCGGCAGCATCCGTACCGGACTTATCCTTGACGGCTGGCGCAATTCGCTGCCCGTTGAGCTGCAGCAGCTGGGTGCCCAGTTCCTGTCGATCGAACACGGCCGGCTGAACGCCTCCCGTCTGGAACTGCTGAAGCAGGCAGGCATCCAAGTGATGGCCTGGACCCCTAATGATGAACGCTCCATCCGCAAGCTGATCGCTTTAGATCCGGAGCTGATGATTTGCACGAACTATCCCGACCGCTGGCAAAAAGCGTTGCAGCAGGTTGGGGTGTAA